In Fibrobacter sp. UWH6, the genomic stretch GCAATCATCATCAACATGAGTGGCCGTGGCGACAAGGACATCTTCATTACCAGCCCCGTGTTCCGCCCCGAAAAGTGGAAGGAATTCCTGGCCGCAGAACTGAAGCGCCTCGAAAACAATGAAGATATCCACGACGCAGAAATTATGAATAAGTAGTGATTAGTAAACAGTGGTTAGTAAGCAGTGAAAATAAGGCGGCTGCGCCGCGATTATAAAACTAACCTCTAACCACAAGCCACTAACCACTAATCACTAACCACTAACCACTAATTTTTATGAACGCACCAATCCGTTTAATGTCCCATTTGATTGCCGGTTTCCCTGATGGAGAAACTTCTGTGGCAATTGCAGACGCTCTGGTAAAGGGCGGCGCCTCCATTCTCGAAATTCAGTTGGCCTTCAGCGATCCTAGCGCCGACGGTCCCGCTATCCAGACCGCTTCTACCGTGGCTTTGGAAAAGGGCTACTCCACCAAGCAGGGTCTTGAAATCGTGAAGAAGATTCACGACATGCATCCGGACATTCCCATCTACATCATGACCTACGGCTCCCTGGCATTTACCCCCGGTGTCGAAAACTTCGTGAAGATGTGCAAGGACGCAGGCGTTAGCGCTTGCATCATTCCGGACCTTCCCTTCGATAACGACGAAGGCCTCACCGCCGCTTGCAAGAAGTACGGCATGGAAAACATCCCCGTGGCAGCTCCTTCTATGACCCAGGCTCGCCTGGAAGAAATGGCCTCCAAGGGCTTCACCTACATCTACGCAGCACTCCGCGCAGGTACCACCGGTTCCCAGACGGTCATCGACCAGGCAACCCTGGACTTCCTGGATACCGTGGGCAAGGGCGGCGCCAAGGTTCTGGGCGGCTTCGGCATCCGTACCGGCGAACAGTCCAAGGTTCTCTGCAAGCACGTGCATGCAGTGGTGGCAGGTTCCGTATTCGTGAACATCATGCTGAAGGATTCCAAGGATATCGCAGGCGTTGAAGCCAAGGCCCGCGAACTTTCCGGCTTGTAATTCCGCCAAGCAAAATCGTTAGGCAGTTGTCATTGCGAGCGAAGCATGGCAATCTAGCCTAAAACACAAATGAAAAGTCCAAGGTGAAGAACCTTGGGCTTTTCAAACACTCTGTTGCATATAGAAAAATCCAAGGCAACAACCCTGGATCCTATCTATAGAGAAATATCCGACTCCCCTACAGTTTTAAATACAGTTTCCTGTTTTCCTGAAGGCCTTCATTATCAAATCGGACGGTTGGATTTTCGCCCTTCTTATAAGCCTCTTCGCTTTCATAAATGGACAAGGCTATAGTTACGCCAGGCAAAGCCGCCACATTGGTCTGCCTTGCAGGAACTTCATGGGTGAAAGAGAATTCCTGAGTCATGCCATCCTTGAACGTTTTCTTGGG encodes the following:
- the trpA gene encoding tryptophan synthase subunit alpha; translation: MNAPIRLMSHLIAGFPDGETSVAIADALVKGGASILEIQLAFSDPSADGPAIQTASTVALEKGYSTKQGLEIVKKIHDMHPDIPIYIMTYGSLAFTPGVENFVKMCKDAGVSACIIPDLPFDNDEGLTAACKKYGMENIPVAAPSMTQARLEEMASKGFTYIYAALRAGTTGSQTVIDQATLDFLDTVGKGGAKVLGGFGIRTGEQSKVLCKHVHAVVAGSVFVNIMLKDSKDIAGVEAKARELSGL